GCTGGTCGACGCGCCCTGGCCGCAGGTCGATGCCGCGGCGCTGGAGCAGGACGAGATCGAGCTCGTGCTGCAGGTCAACGGCAAGCGGCGCGGCGCGATCCGCGTGCCGGCGCAGGCTGACCACGCTGCGATCGAGCGCATCGCTGTCGAGAGCGAGGCGTTCCGGCAGGCGGCGCATGGCGCGCAACCGAAGAAGGTGATCGTGGTGCCGGGCCGGCTCGTCAATCTCGTCGTCTGACCGTGCGGCGCCGTCTGGTTTTCGCGGTGCCGTGCGCCGCCCTGCTCGCCGGTTGCGGCTTCAAGCTGCGCCAGGCGCCGGATTTCGCGTTCAGCTCGCTGTACTGCGGGGCCGACACGCCGCTGTCGAACGAGCTCAAGCGCGACCTGACCGCCAGCGGCAAGGTGCAGGTGTATGGCGACGCGAAGCAGATTGGCGATGCGCAGGTCGTGCTCGACATCCCCGGCGACCAGCGCGAGCGCGTGGTCGTCGCGCTCAATTCCGCCGGCCAGGTGCGCGAGATCGAACTGCGGCTGCGCGTCACGTTCCGGCTGCGCGACCGCGCCGGCAAGGAGTTGATCCCCGACACCCAGCTGCTGCAGCGCCGCTACGTGAGCTACAACGCGACCGTGGTGCTGGCCAAGGAGTCCGAGGAGGCGCTGCTGTACCGCGACATGCAGACCGACATCGTGCAGCAGATCATGCGCCGGCTCGCGGCGGTGAAGGAAATATGAAACCTTGCGGGACAGACCGTAGCGCCGAAGGCGCGAAGCTCTGTCCTCAACTGACCAGAGGCGGGACAGACCGTGGCGCCGAAGGCGCGAAGCTCTGTCCTCGACTGACCAGAGCGAAATCCTGAGCCATCCGGCCTGACCCATGCCGCTCGACGCCATCGATCGCCAACTGCTGGCCGCGCTGCAGCGCGACGGCCGTGCCAGCATGGAGGCGCTGTCGGAGCGTGTGAACCTGTCCGCGCGCGCCACGCTGAACCGGGTGCGCCGCCTCGAGCGCGACGGTCATATCGAGGGCTACCGGGCGCTGCTGTCGCGCGCCAGCCTGGGCGAGCATGTGTCGGTGTTCGCCGAAATCGCGCTGAAGGACCAGCGCCGCGCGGTGGTGCAGCGCTTCGAGCAGCGCATGGCGGCCACGCCCGAGGTGGTCGCCTGCTACGTGATCAGCGGACGCTACGACTACCTGGTGCGGGTTGCGTGCCATGACCTCGCGCAGTACCACGCGCTGATCAATGGCTGGTTCGACGACCTGACGCTGGGCATCGAGAAGATCGTCACCAACACCGAGTTGCAGACGATCAAGGAATTCGCCGGATTTCCGCTGCCAGTCGGCACAGATTGAGCCTCTTCCGATTCGGAAGTTAGCGCGCCGGCTCACGGCTGGACCGGTCGCGACCAACACCTGATCTTCACCACTGCCGCCGCCCGGCGCGGCCTACACTGGCCTCATCACCGGAGACAATGATGAGTATCGAAAGAGTAGCGACCAGTCAAGAACTGATCAAGGCTGAAGCGGAAGTGGTCGCCAACACCTACGACCCGGTCCCGGTCGTGGTGGCGCGCGCGCGCGATTGCCTGGTGTGGGACGTCGAGGGCCGCGAGTACCTCGACATGATGAGTGCGTATTCCGCCGTCAGCCACGGCCATCTGCATCCGCGCATCGTCGCCGCGGCGACGCGCCAGCTCGGGCGCGTCGCGGTGACCTCGCGCGCCTACTACGGCGACACGCTGGGCCCGTTCCTCGAAAAACTGTGCGGCCTGGCCGGTTTCGAGCGCGCGCTGCCGATGAACTCCGGCGCCGAAGCCGTCGAGACCGCGATCAAGGCCGCGCGCCGCTGGGGCCATTACGCGCGCGGCATTGCGGATGGCACGGCCGAAATCCTGGTCGCGAAGAGCAACTTCCACGGCCGCACCACCACGGTGATCAGCGCGTCGAGCGAGCCGGCGTACCGCGCCGGCTACGGGCCGCTGACGCCCGGTTTCCGCTGGTTCGATTTCGGCGACATGGCCAGCGTGCGCGCGGCCGCGACCCCCGCGACCTGTGCCGTGCTGGTCGAGCCGATCCAGGGCGAGGCCGGCATCGTGCTGCCGCCGCCGGGCTTCTTCGCCGAACTGCGCGAATGGTGCACGCGCGAGCGGGTGCTGCTGATCCTGGACGAGGTGCAGTCGGGCCTGGGCCGCACCGGGCGCTGGTTCGCGTTCGAGCACGAAGGCATCCGGCCGGACGGGCTGATTCTGGGCAAGGCGCTCGGCGGTGGCCTGCTGCCGGTCAGCGCGTTCCTGGCGGACCGCGCGGTGATGGACGTGTTCACGCCCGGCAGTCACGGCTCCACCTTCGGCGGCAACGAACTGGCCGCCGCGGTCGGGCTGGAGGCGCTGAAGGTGATCGAGGACGAGAACCTGGTCGCGCGCAGCGCCGCGCTTGGGGCTCATCTGCTGGAGCGGCTGCGCGCGGTGCAGCGCGCGGCGGCGCCGCTGATCCGCGACGTGCGCGGGCGCGGGCTGTGGGTCGGCGTCGAGATCGATCCGTCGATCGCGACCGCGCGCACGGTGGTCGAGCGCATGGCGGCGCGCGGCGTGCTGTCCAAGGAGACGCACGAGACCGTGATCCGCTTCGCGCCGCCGCTGACGATTGCGCGCGAGCAGATCGACCGCGCCGTTGATGTTTTCGAGCAAATAGCCCTTGAAATGCGCGGAAACCGTGCTATAAAATCCGCAGCAACCACGATGATGTCCGATGTCGCGTTGTCGAAAGCTGGCGCACCGGGCGCGCACGAGGCGCCGCGCACCGTGACCGCAGTTGCAGCGGCCGGGGCCGAGCCGCCGTCCGCGGCGCGAAGCGCGCCGCACCTGCTGATGAGCCCGCCCGACTACTTCGAGGTGAGCTACGTCATCAATCCCTGGATGGACCCGACGCGCTGGTCGCGCGACGCGCGGCGCCTGTCGCACGACGCGCATGCCGGCTGGGTCGCGCTCAAGGCCTGCTACGAGCGGCTCGGCGCCAAGGTGGTGGTCAAGCCCGCGGCGCGCGGACTGCCGGACCTGGTGTTCACCGCGAACTGCGCGTTCGTGCTCGACGGCAAGGTGCTGCTCGCGCGCTACCTGAATCACGAACGCCAGGGCGAGGAGGAGCACGGGCAGCGCATGTTCGAGCAACTGCTCGCGCGCGGCGAGGTCGATTCGCTGCACCGCACCCCGCCCGGCGTGTTCTTCGAGGGCGCGGGCGATGCGATCTACGACGCGCGGCGCGGCATCGTCTGGACCGGCCACGGCCAGCGCTCCAGCCCGCAGGCGCGGGGCACGATCGAGCAGGTGTTCGGCATTCCGACGCTGGCGCTGGAACTGACCGACCCGCGCTTCTACCACCTCGACACCTGCCTGTGCCTGCTCTCCGGCGGCGAGGTGCTGTACTACCCGGCCGCGTTCACCGAAGCCGGACGCGCGCAGATCCGCGCGGTCGCGGGCAGCGCGGTGATCGAGGCCGACGAGCGCGACGCCATGCACCTGGGCGTCAATTCGGTCTGCATCGGCCGCGACCTGGTGCTGTGCTACTGCAGCCGGCCGCTGCGCCAGCAACTGACCGAGCGCGGCTACCGCGTGCACGTGGTGCCGCTGGGTTCGTTCAACCGCTCCGGCGGCGCCGCGTACTGCCTGACGCTGCGGCTCGACAACCGGTACCGCGGGCGCGTTGCGGCGGCGCATAGCCACTGGGCCGAGGCCGCGTAAACCGTAAACTCGACGGCCATGCAGCACAGTCCCGCCCAGCTTTCCCAACGTCTGGCGCGCGGCCTCGAGCCGCTGTACACGCTGCACGGCGACGAGCCGCTGCTGATCCAGGAGGCGGCGGACGCGATCCGGGCCGCGGCGCGAGCCCAGGGCTTTACCGAGCGCAGCGTGCACACCGCTGTAGGCGCGGGTTTCGACTGGAGCGAGGTGCTCGCGGCCGGCGGCTCGATGAGCCTGTTCGCGGCGAAGCAGATCGTCGAGGTCCGTATCCCGTCGGGCAAGCCGGGCAAGGACGGCGGCGCCGCGCTACAGCAGCTGGCGCGGCAGGCACGTGACAGCGACGCGGTGCTGACGCTCGTGCTGCTGCCGCGGCTCGACAAGGCGACCCGCAGCGGCGCCTGGTTTTCCGCGCTGGAGGCCGCGGGCGTCACGCTGCAGGTCGATGCGATTGCTCGCCCCGCGTTGCCGCAGTGGATCGCCGGGCGGCTGCGCGCGCAGGGCCAGCGCGTAGCAGCCGGCGAAGCCGGGCAGCGCACGCTGCAGTTCTTCGCGGACCAGGTCGAGGGCAATCTGCTGGCCGCGCACCAGGAGATAGCCAAGCTCGCGCTGCTGTACCCGCAGGGCGAGCTGTCGTTCGAACAGGTCGAGCGCGCGGTGCTGAACGTCGCGCGCTACGACGTGTTCCGGCTGTCCGAGGCGGTGCTCGGCGGCCAGGCCGCGCGCGCGCTGCGCATGCTGGGCGGGCTGCAGGCGGAAGGGGTGGCCGAAGTCCTGGTGCACTACACGCTGGCCGAGGACATCCGCGCGCTCTGGCGCGTGAAGGGTGCGATCGGCCTGGGCCGGCCGCTGCCGCTGGCGCTGCGCGAGCAGCGCATCTGGGGCCTGAAGGAGCGGCTGTTCGAGCGGGTGCTGCCGCGCCTCTCGGAAACCACGCTGGCGAATCTGCTGCATGCGGCGCAGCAGGTCGACGGCATCGTCAAGGGCCTGGCGCAGCCGGACTGGCCGCAGGACGGCTGGGCGTCGCTGCAGCGGCTGGCGCTGGCGCTGTGCCGCGAATGTGCTGCGACGCCGGCGACGATCGCGCCGCTGCGAGCCCGCGCGGCTTGACCGCACCGGCCCGGGCGCGTCCGGGATCGAGCAGGAGCCCGGACCCGCATCGCGACGCAACGCGCCGTGACAAAATGGCGCGATGAACGCGCCCGACGTCGCCGCTCCGATCCACGCCCTCGGTGAACGAGCAAGAATCGCCGCAGCCGAGATGGCGCGTGCCGAGTCAGCTACTAAAAATATAGCATTGCGCGGCTTGGCCGCACTGCTGCGCGAGAACGTCGCGGCGCTGCAGGCGGCGAATGCAAAGGATCTGGCGCGTGCCGGCGACCTGGCCGCGGCGATGCGCGACCGCCTGAAGCTCGGCACTGCGGCGATCGAGACCTGTGCCCAGGGCTGCGAGCAACTGGCGGCGATGCCCGATCCGATCGGCGAGATCACCGGCCTGCGCCAGCAGCCCAGCGGCATCCGGGTCGGCCAGATGCGGGTGCCGATCGGCGTGTTCGGCATGATCTACGAGAGCCGTCCCAATGTGACGATCGAGGCCGCGAGCCTGTCGATCAAGAGCGGCAATGCCTGCATCCTGCGCGGCGGCTCCGAGGCGATCGAATCGAACCGCGCGCTGGCCGCGCTGGTGCAGCAGGCGCTCGATGCGGCGGGGCTGCCGCCGGACGCGGTGCAGCTGGTGCAGACCACGGATCGCGCCGCCGTCGGCGAGCTGATCGCGATGCCGCAATACGTCGACCTGATCATCCCGCGCGGCGGCAAGGGCCTGATCGAGCGCATCAGCCGCGAGGCCAAGGTGCCGGTGATCAAGCACCTCGACGGCAACTGCCACGTCTATGTCGACGACCCTTGCGACCTTGCGATGGCGGTGACGATCGCCGACAACGCCAAGACGCAGAAGTACAGCCCCTGCAACGCGGCCGAGGGACTGCTGGTGGCGCGCGGCGCCGCAGACGAATTCCTGCCGCGCATAGCCGCCATCTTCGCGGCCAAGGGAGTGGAAATGCGCTGCGATCCGGCGGCCGCGCAAATCCTGAGGTCAAATTCGGCTATAGCCATGGCCGCATCTGGACAAGGCGCTATCAAATCAGGATTCCAGGTGGTCGATGCAGTGGAATCCGACTGGTCCGAGGAATACCTTGCGGCCGTCATCAGCATCAAGGTGGTGGCGAGTGTGGACGAGGCGATCGCGCACATCAACCACTATTCGAGCCACCACACCGACGCGATCGTCACCCGCGACCATATCCATGCGCAGCGCTTCCTGCGCGAGGTCGATTCGGCCAGCGTGATAGTCAACGCGAGCACGCGCTTCGCCGACGGCTTCGAATACGGGCTCGGCGCCGAGATCGGCATCAGCACCGACAAGTTCCACGCGCGCGGGCCGGTCGGCATCGAGGGCCTGACCTCGCTGAAGTACGTCGTGCTGGGGCAGGGCGAAGTGCGCCGCTGACGTACTTCAGGCCTGGATGCGAACGCGTTTGCGGAGCGCCCGCGGCTCTTGGTCATAATCACTGCGAGACAACAAACTGGAGACGCCGATGACCACCGCCACGATGACTGCCGCAGTGCCGCGGCCCAAGGCGACACCGAAGGTGATCGCCGCGATCACGATCGGCAACGGTCTGGAGTTCTTCGACTTCACCGTCTTTGGTTATTTCGCGGTCGTGATCGGCCAGCTGTTCTTTCCGGTGAAGGACAAGGCGTACGAGCTGATGCTCGCGCTCGGCACCTTCGGCATCGCATTCGTCGCGCGTCCCATCGGCGGCCTGGTGCTCGGTCTGTTCGCCGACAGGGCCGGGCGCAAGCCGGCGATGACGCTGACGCTGATCCTGATGGCGGTCGGTGCGCTCGGCGTCGCGGTCGCACCGAACTATGCGCAAATCGGCATCTGGGCGCCGATCTGGTTGACGGTCGCGCGTCTGGTGCAGGGCTTCGCGCTCGGCGGCGAGGTCGGCGCGTCGACCTCGCTGCTGCTCGAATACGCCGACGACCACAGCCGCGGCTACTTCGGCAGCTGGCAGTTCGTCAGCCAGGGCTTCAGTTCGCTGCTCGGCGCAGGTGTTGCCGCGCTGCTGACCAACACGCTGTCGCACGATGCGCTGTACAGCTGGGGCTGGCGCATCCCGTTCTTCATCGGCGTGCTGATGGTGCCGGTCGGCGTCTACATCCGGCGCCATCTCGATGAGACGCTGGGGCATCGGGCTGGCGAAGACGAGAGCGCGAAGGCCAAGCTGAAGGAAGCGTTCCGCACCGATTCGAAGCTGATCTGGTCCGGCGTGCTGCTGATCTGGGGCGGCACGGTCGCGACCTACCTGATCGTCTTCTACTTTCCCACCTACGCGAAGCAGTTCCTCGGTTTGCCGCTGTCGGTGACGCTGTGGGCCGGCGTCACGGCGTCGGCGATCCTGATCCCGGTCTCGATCTTTGCCGGCCGGCTGTCGGACCGGGTGGGCCGCATCCCGGTTGCCTGGTGGTCGCGGCTGGCCTTGATGATCCTGGTGGTGCCGGGCTTCATGCTGCTGGTGAACTACCGTTCCGCTGGCGCACTGATCGGCGTGGTCGCGGTGCTGTCGGTGCTACTCGCGCTGCAGGCATCGCCGGGGATCACGTTCATCACCGAGCTCTATCCGCGGGCGGTCCGCGCCACCTCGCTGTCGGTCGTCTACAGCCTGGGGGTCGCGATCTTCGGCGGTACGGCGCAGGTGATCGCGACCTGGCTGATCAAAGTCACCGGCAGCGATCTCGCGCCGGCCTGGTACATGATCGTCGCGACGCTGCTCTCGTCGCTGCCGTACCTGTGGCTGAAGGAGACCGCCGGCCGGCCGATCTGAATCGCGATACCAGGGCTGGGCGCGGACCCGGCCCTTGCATAACGGCCGTTCGGCCCAAGGTGACGGGGTCAACAGGCCCTAAAATCCCCGTGCACCGCATCGCGGGGCGACACTTGCGACAGGCTGCATGGTTCCGCACCTCATCACCGCGCTCTCCGGCCCGATCAACGAGCTCGAGCAGCGCATCCTTGATTCGATGCCGGCGATCGAGCGCTGGTTTCGGCTCGAGTGGATGGAACACACGCCGCTGTTCTACAGCTCGGTCGACATCCGCAATGCCGGCTTCAAGCTGGCACCGGTCGACACCAACCTGTTCCCGCGCGGCTGGAACCATCTGACGCCGGAGATGCTGCCGCTGGCGGTGCAGGCGGCGCAGGCGGCGATCGAGAAGATCTGCCCCGAGGCCCGCAATCTGCTGGTGATTCCGGAGAACCACGCCGGCAACAGCTTCTACCTGAGCAACATCGCGCAGCTGCACCGCATCTTCTACATGGCGGGGCTGAACGTGCGCGTCGGCTCGATCGATCCGGCGGTCAAGAAGCCGACCACGGTCGAACTGCCGCATGGCGAGCATGTGACGCTGGAGCCGGTGGTGCGCGGGCGTCGGCGCCTCGGCGTGAAGAATTTCGACCCCTGCACCATTCTGCTGAACAACGACCTGGCCGCCGGCACACCGGGCATCCTCGAAGAGTTGCACGAGCAGTACCTGCTGCCGCCGCTGCATGCCGGCTGGCCGGTGCGCCGCAAGAGCAACCATTTCCACAGCTACGAGGAGCTGTCGAAGCGCTTCGGCAAGCTGCTCGGGATCGACCCCTGGCTGATCAACCCGATGTTCGGCAAATGCGGCGAAGTCGATTTCAGCGAAGGCGCGGGCATGGACTGCCTGACCAGCAACGTCGATGCGCTGCTGACGCGGATCCGGCGCAAGTACAAGGAATACGGGATCAACGAGAAGCCGTTCGTCGTCGTCAAGTCCGACGATCGCGGCCCGGGCATGGGCATCATGACGGTGCGCGACGCGAAGGATCTGGAGTCGATGCGGTCCGGCCACGGCCTGGGGCTTGGCGCCGACGCAGGTCCGAGCACCGAGCTGATCATCCAGGAAGGCGTGCTGACGAACGAGCGCATGAACGACGCGGTGGCCGAGCCGGTGGTGTACATGATGGACCGTTACGTGGTCGGCGGCTTTTACCGGGTGCATGCGGACCGCGGCGCGGACCAGGATCTGACGGCGCCGGGAGCGAAGTTCGTGCCGCTCGCGTTTGCCGACAGCACGCGCCTGCCCCAGCCCGGCATGAAGCCGGGCGCGAGCGCGCCGAACCGGTTCTACATGTACGGCGTGATCGCGCGACTGGCGATGGTGGCCGCGAGCTACGAGCTCGAAGCCACCGACCCGAACGCCGAAATCTACGACTGATTCAGCGCCGCCGGCCGCCGCCTTTGGTTTCGCGGTCGGCAGGGGCACAATAGCGAACTTTGTAACTGCAAGATTCCGGCGCGGCGTCGCAGCCGGAAGCTTTTCGTGGCGGCATCCAAGTCCTCCTTCGCGGCGCTCACGGTCGGCGCCATCGGCGTGGTCTATGGCGACATCGGCACCAGTCCGCTGTACGCGTTCCAGCAGGTGTTCATCACCGGCCATGTGGGCGTCACGTCGGAGAACATCTACGGCATCCTGTCGCTGATCTTCTGGACGCTGACGGTCATCGTGTCGCTGAAGTACGTGGTGCTGGTGCTGCGTGCCGACAACAACGGCGAAGGCGGCACCGCCGCGCTGCTCGCGAAGGCCTCGCATGCGGTGCGTGACCGGCCACGGTTGCGGCGTCGGCTGCTCGCGCTGGGATTGTTCGGCGCCGCGCTGTTTTATGGCGATGGCGTGATCACGCCGGCGATTTCGGTGCTGTCGGCGGTCGAAGGCCTGGAGGTCGTGTCGCCGCAGCTGAAGGAATACGTGGTGCCGCTGACGCTGGTGATCATGTTCCTGCTGTTCGTGGTCCAGAAGCGCGGCACCGCGGACATCGGCAAGTTCTTCGGCCCGGTGATGATCCTGTGGATGGCGGCGATCGGTCTGCTCGGCCTGATCCAGATCGCCCGGCATCCGGCGGTGCTGCTGGCGCTGAACCCGTACCATGCGCTGCGCTTCATGGTCGCCGATCCGGGCGTCACCTTCGTGATCCTGGGCGCGATCATTCTGTGCGTCACCGGGGCCGAGGCGCTGTACGCCGACCTCGGGCATTTCGGCAGGCGGCCGATCCGCTACGGCTGGTTCTGCATCGTGATGCCCGCGCTGGTGCTGAACTATTTCGGCCAGGGTGCGCTGGTGCTGCAGGACCCGAAGACGGTCGCGAACCCGTTCTACCTGCTCGCGCCGAAATGGGCGCTGCTGCCGTTGATCGTGCTGGCCACGCTCGCTACCGTGATCGCTTCGCAGGCGCTGATTTCCGGTGCGTTCAG
This genomic interval from Burkholderiaceae bacterium contains the following:
- a CDS encoding LPS-assembly lipoprotein RlpB precursor (Rare lipoprotein B), coding for MRRRLVFAVPCAALLAGCGFKLRQAPDFAFSSLYCGADTPLSNELKRDLTASGKVQVYGDAKQIGDAQVVLDIPGDQRERVVVALNSAGQVREIELRLRVTFRLRDRAGKELIPDTQLLQRRYVSYNATVVLAKESEEALLYRDMQTDIVQQIMRRLAAVKEI
- a CDS encoding Ornithine aminotransferase, which produces MSIERVATSQELIKAEAEVVANTYDPVPVVVARARDCLVWDVEGREYLDMMSAYSAVSHGHLHPRIVAAATRQLGRVAVTSRAYYGDTLGPFLEKLCGLAGFERALPMNSGAEAVETAIKAARRWGHYARGIADGTAEILVAKSNFHGRTTTVISASSEPAYRAGYGPLTPGFRWFDFGDMASVRAAATPATCAVLVEPIQGEAGIVLPPPGFFAELREWCTRERVLLILDEVQSGLGRTGRWFAFEHEGIRPDGLILGKALGGGLLPVSAFLADRAVMDVFTPGSHGSTFGGNELAAAVGLEALKVIEDENLVARSAALGAHLLERLRAVQRAAAPLIRDVRGRGLWVGVEIDPSIATARTVVERMAARGVLSKETHETVIRFAPPLTIAREQIDRAVDVFEQIALEMRGNRAIKSAATTMMSDVALSKAGAPGAHEAPRTVTAVAAAGAEPPSAARSAPHLLMSPPDYFEVSYVINPWMDPTRWSRDARRLSHDAHAGWVALKACYERLGAKVVVKPAARGLPDLVFTANCAFVLDGKVLLARYLNHERQGEEEHGQRMFEQLLARGEVDSLHRTPPGVFFEGAGDAIYDARRGIVWTGHGQRSSPQARGTIEQVFGIPTLALELTDPRFYHLDTCLCLLSGGEVLYYPAAFTEAGRAQIRAVAGSAVIEADERDAMHLGVNSVCIGRDLVLCYCSRPLRQQLTERGYRVHVVPLGSFNRSGGAAYCLTLRLDNRYRGRVAAAHSHWAEAA
- a CDS encoding DNA polymerase III delta subunit; its protein translation is MQHSPAQLSQRLARGLEPLYTLHGDEPLLIQEAADAIRAAARAQGFTERSVHTAVGAGFDWSEVLAAGGSMSLFAAKQIVEVRIPSGKPGKDGGAALQQLARQARDSDAVLTLVLLPRLDKATRSGAWFSALEAAGVTLQVDAIARPALPQWIAGRLRAQGQRVAAGEAGQRTLQFFADQVEGNLLAAHQEIAKLALLYPQGELSFEQVERAVLNVARYDVFRLSEAVLGGQAARALRMLGGLQAEGVAEVLVHYTLAEDIRALWRVKGAIGLGRPLPLALREQRIWGLKERLFERVLPRLSETTLANLLHAAQQVDGIVKGLAQPDWPQDGWASLQRLALALCRECAATPATIAPLRARAA
- a CDS encoding Gamma-glutamyl phosphate reductase → MARAESATKNIALRGLAALLRENVAALQAANAKDLARAGDLAAAMRDRLKLGTAAIETCAQGCEQLAAMPDPIGEITGLRQQPSGIRVGQMRVPIGVFGMIYESRPNVTIEAASLSIKSGNACILRGGSEAIESNRALAALVQQALDAAGLPPDAVQLVQTTDRAAVGELIAMPQYVDLIIPRGGKGLIERISREAKVPVIKHLDGNCHVYVDDPCDLAMAVTIADNAKTQKYSPCNAAEGLLVARGAADEFLPRIAAIFAAKGVEMRCDPAAAQILRSNSAIAMAASGQGAIKSGFQVVDAVESDWSEEYLAAVISIKVVASVDEAIAHINHYSSHHTDAIVTRDHIHAQRFLREVDSASVIVNASTRFADGFEYGLGAEIGISTDKFHARGPVGIEGLTSLKYVVLGQGEVRR
- a CDS encoding putative MFS-type transporter, producing the protein MTTATMTAAVPRPKATPKVIAAITIGNGLEFFDFTVFGYFAVVIGQLFFPVKDKAYELMLALGTFGIAFVARPIGGLVLGLFADRAGRKPAMTLTLILMAVGALGVAVAPNYAQIGIWAPIWLTVARLVQGFALGGEVGASTSLLLEYADDHSRGYFGSWQFVSQGFSSLLGAGVAALLTNTLSHDALYSWGWRIPFFIGVLMVPVGVYIRRHLDETLGHRAGEDESAKAKLKEAFRTDSKLIWSGVLLIWGGTVATYLIVFYFPTYAKQFLGLPLSVTLWAGVTASAILIPVSIFAGRLSDRVGRIPVAWWSRLALMILVVPGFMLLVNYRSAGALIGVVAVLSVLLALQASPGITFITELYPRAVRATSLSVVYSLGVAIFGGTAQVIATWLIKVTGSDLAPAWYMIVATLLSSLPYLWLKETAGRPI
- a CDS encoding Glutamate--cysteine ligase, divergent, of Alpha- and Beta-proteobacteria type; translated protein: MVPHLITALSGPINELEQRILDSMPAIERWFRLEWMEHTPLFYSSVDIRNAGFKLAPVDTNLFPRGWNHLTPEMLPLAVQAAQAAIEKICPEARNLLVIPENHAGNSFYLSNIAQLHRIFYMAGLNVRVGSIDPAVKKPTTVELPHGEHVTLEPVVRGRRRLGVKNFDPCTILLNNDLAAGTPGILEELHEQYLLPPLHAGWPVRRKSNHFHSYEELSKRFGKLLGIDPWLINPMFGKCGEVDFSEGAGMDCLTSNVDALLTRIRRKYKEYGINEKPFVVVKSDDRGPGMGIMTVRDAKDLESMRSGHGLGLGADAGPSTELIIQEGVLTNERMNDAVAEPVVYMMDRYVVGGFYRVHADRGADQDLTAPGAKFVPLAFADSTRLPQPGMKPGASAPNRFYMYGVIARLAMVAASYELEATDPNAEIYD